From the Candidatus Poribacteria bacterium genome, the window AGTTGGCCTGAAATATCCACCTATTTTTCTGATCCACTATGAAATATCGCTAACGCGCGTAAGCCCAACCAACGGGCGGACTGAATATACAGAAAAGAGCGTTATTTCCAAAGATGCCCTAAACGAACGGCAAGGTAAGTTAAAAGAATGCGTGAAAACCCCGACTACAACGACCTTTACTACCAGAATACAACTGTCCACTCCCAAATCATCGACATCGTGACGGCGTGTGCTGTGCCGTTAGGTGAGTTTCCTGTGCCGATTGATTGGGCAGCGTTCTTCGGGAACCCACATTCGGTAGAAATAGAGATCGGATCCGGGAAAGGGCGTTTCCTGCTCGAAGCATCCAAACGGCATCCAACGGTCAACTACATTGGCATCGAACGGGCACAAAAGTACGTCGCATTGACGCAGGAACGGTTTGAAAAGCATATACGACATTTCGGTGTGGATAGAGCGTCAGGAACGTTTTCAAATGTTCGTCTTGCGTGGACAGATGCCAACTACTTTTTGACGCGGTACGTGCCGACTGGATCGGTTCAAGCATACCATATCTACTTTCCGGACCCATGGCCCAAAAAGCGACAGCGGAAACGACGGATTTTTCGGAATCAAGACTTTCTTTCCGCGCTGACACGCACCCTCAAACCCAATAGAGGCAGGCTTTATATTGCCACGGATTATGAGGAATATTTCCAAGAGATTCAGGAGCGTCTCGCCGATTTATCATTGTTGCGTCCTGTGAAAACAAACCGCAGTCCAGATCAGGGTATCCCAACCAACTTTGAAATGAAATATGTTTTGGAAGGCAGGAATATCTATCGGGCGGTCTATGAGAGATTAAAAGATGAAGGCAGAAGAACGCGAAAAGACCAGAAAAACACAGGCTCTGCCTGAATTGTGGCAGTCGCTTCCGAATGTGCCGGGGGTTTATCTCATGAAAGCCTCCGACGGCACTGTCATCTATGTCGGGAAAGCGGTTCGTCTAAGAACTCGCGTGCGCTCCTATTTTCGTGAGAAATTTACATCCGCGTTGACGTCACAGATGATGCGGTATGTTACCGAGGTGGACTACATTGTCACAGAGACTGAGGTAGAGGCACTCATCTTAGAAAATAACCTGATTAAGGCGCATCAACCGCGCTACAATGTGAAACTGAAAGACGATAAACGCTATCCGTATCTACGCGTGACCGTCAACGAAGCCTTTCCCCGTATCCAGATCACGCGCAAAGCCGAAAACGACGGGACGCGATACTTCGGACCGTTTGTCCATGTGCGCTCAACCCGCCAGACCCTCAAACAGTTGACGAAGTTGTTTCCTATCCGCACGTGTACCTTACCCCTCGCGGAAGTCGGGAATAAATATCGGGTGTGCCTCGACTATCATATTGGACGCTGTCCGGGTCCTTGTGCAGATAAGATTAATGTATCAGACTACGATGAGATCGTTCGGAAAGTGTGTCAGTTCCTAAGTGGAAATACAGAGGCTGTGGTCAAAGAATTAACGGAGCAGATGCAAGCCGCTGCGGAGGCACTCGACTTTGAAACAGCAGCGAAGTATCGGGATACGCTTAAAGACGTTCAACAAGCGATTACAACACAGAATATGGATAGTGTTTCCGCCGCGGATGAGGATGTCATCGGTATCGCTGCGAAGACAGAGATTGCCTGTGTGCAACTCCTACGGGTGCGAGATGGGAAGCTCCTTGAACGCGAACATTACTACCTCAACGATGCCGACCCAGAGTCGCTCGCTACCGCGTTAAGTGCCTTCATTTCACAGTATTATCAAAACGCTGTTTTTGTGCCAAAAACAGTTGTCCTGCCGATGCCGATTGAATCAATGGAACTCATTGAAAATTGGCTTAGCGAGAAACAGGGCAACCGCGTTGGACTGCACGTTCCGAGGGCAGGTAGACTCCGAAAGTTGCAAATCTTGGCAACGAAAAACGCCGAGATCCTTCTGACGCAGCGTGAACAGAACGTGGTTTATAGTAGTGGTGTGGAGCCGGCACTCGTTGAACTCCAGGAATTGCTTGGATTAAAACATCCGCTCCGACGCATTGAGGCATACGATATTTCCAATCTCGGCGACAGATTTGCGGTCGGATCAATGGTGGTCTTGGAAGATGGGAAACCGACTTCAAGCGAATACCGTCGGTTCAAGATTCGCTCCGTTAAAGGACAGAACGATTTCGCGATGATGCAAGAGGTCATCACCCGCCGTTTCCGTCGCGCCCTTGCAGACGATGAAAAATTTAATAAACTCCCGGATTTGATGCTGATTGACGGTGGGAAAGGGCAGTTGAGCGCAGCACAAGCCGCCATGAAACCCTTCGCGTCATCTCGGCTCCCCGATATTCCGTTAATTGCACTTGCAAAGCGAATTGAAGAAATTTTCGTTCCCGGTAAATCGGAACCAATTGTATTGCGAGAGGATACCCCAACTTTGCAGATGATCCAGCGGTTGCGGGATGAAGCGCACCGGTTTGCGGTTACGTATCATCGGCGCCTCCGTCAGAAATCGCTGAGTGTATCGGTGCTTGACGAGATTCCGAACCTCGGTCCGAAACGGAAACAGGCACTGCTCCAGCATTTCGGTTCAATTGAAGCGATCCGAGCAGCGAGTTTAGATGGCTTACTCTCTGTGAAAGGCATTCCACGGAGTGTTGCTGAAAATATTCGGAAGCACCTCTGATCCACCGGTCCGCGGGGGAGTGTGCCGGACTGCACGGATGGGGGCAATTTATTCGATCAGATGCCCGAATTTGTGCAGTTTCAACATTCGGATCGGCAGCTGACCGTGTTTCTATTTGGCATATTATTTGCGAAGACAGATTAATTAATGGGATCCGCTCGATCTGATTCACAAATTTTGGGGAATATAAAAACAAACATGCGCGAAAGAAACATTAAAATTATTACCATATTGCTCATCCTATTGAGCGTTGCGGCGTTGCACATAAAACTCTATCGGTTCGCGGAGGTGACGCACGACGGTGCGTTGCAGGTGTTGGTCTGCTTGGGGCGCGTTGTTAAAATAGACACAAACGACGAGGCAGATCAGGTTTTATCCGTCCGTATCCTCTCTGGACAGTTTCGTGGAGAGATGGTTCAGGTGAATAACGTTTGGACGGGACGTGCCTTCGGCGATCGTGTTTTACATAAAGGGGATGTTTTGTTCCTCGACATCCCGCTCCGAGACCCGACGCGCCCGAAAATTGATACTGTATCTATGCGCGAGTACTTCCGAACACCGTTTCTGCTATACCTGGCGGGGACGTTAGGGGTCTTGATGATACTTGTCGCCGGAATGAAAGGGGTCCGTGCGATTCTGACCCTGTTTGTCACCGCTTTCGCTGTGCTTTACCTCCTGGTGCCGCTGACCATCAGCGGTTACAACCCAATCGCAGTCGCTCTTTTAATTGCCACCCTACTCACGTTCTCGACCTTCCTCCTCATTACAGGATTCAGTTTTAAGGTAATTTCTGGTGTCCTTGGGACGCTTGGGGGTTTAGCCGCTGTTGGCATCTTATCAATCCTGAGCCAACATGCGCTGGCATTGACGGGGTTAGCGCAGGAATTCGGTTTCTTGGAACTCGGCGTGGCGTTATGGCGGACCCCTGCATCGCATCACTGGAACTTCACAGGTATTTTGTCTGCTGGCATCATTTTAGGGGCGGTCGGTGCAATGATGGATGTGAGCATGTCCATCTCTTCAAGCGTCCATGAAGTCAAGCAGGTGAATCCGAACATCACGGTTCAACAAGCGATCCGTGCTGGTCTCAATGTCGGCAGAGACATTATGGGAACGATGGCGGATACGCTCATCTTTGCCTACCTCGGGGCACACATGATGACGATGTTACTGCCACGTATTGATTTCCCTGAAGTCGGTATCCTCTATCCATTTCTCCGTCTCGTCAACGATGAAGCCACATCGGTTGCGATTGTCCAAGCCGTTGTGGGAACTATCGGGTTGGTGCTCACGGTTCCAATTGCGGCATCGGTTGCTGGATTCCTCACACAGTACACGCAGGTAGACAGATCCGAAATTCACGAGGACTTACCCTCAGAAGAAGAATTGGAGGAATTGTTCCGCGCCGACCCGCCGCGTAGTAAAGCGCGAATTGCTGTCCCTATCGCAATGGCTATCGTTCTGATCGGCACGATTCTGGTGTATTACCGCACACATGAACTCTCCGCGACGGTTTTGGAGCAAAGGGATGCAGATGGGAATACTATTGGTAAATCGGAATACGCGAAGGGTAGAGTCGTTCAATTGCTTGAATCGAGTGGGAATTTCCTTTTTGAGATTGACAGTAGTGCGGCAAGTGATCTGGACAATCGGACGGTTCCGAAGGTTTTGCGTGAGGCGTTCGATAACTATAAAATCCCGCTTTCAGACGAACTCACGGTTTCGGTTAAACCATGGAAGGACAGTCGCTGGCTCCTTTCGGATATGGGATATGAGCAGACCTATAGTATCCGGGCAATAGAGGATGGAGAAAAGAACGCTCTCAATGTCTATGCCTCGAAAATCGAACATCATATCCTTGAAGTGGAAATGCTGAGCGGGATGTACAAAGGTAGACGCTTGGTGTTACGCAACATCGTGAACCACAATATGCCGTTGCTGAGTATCCCCGC encodes:
- a CDS encoding YibE/F family protein; the encoded protein is MGSARSDSQILGNIKTNMRERNIKIITILLILLSVAALHIKLYRFAEVTHDGALQVLVCLGRVVKIDTNDEADQVLSVRILSGQFRGEMVQVNNVWTGRAFGDRVLHKGDVLFLDIPLRDPTRPKIDTVSMREYFRTPFLLYLAGTLGVLMILVAGMKGVRAILTLFVTAFAVLYLLVPLTISGYNPIAVALLIATLLTFSTFLLITGFSFKVISGVLGTLGGLAAVGILSILSQHALALTGLAQEFGFLELGVALWRTPASHHWNFTGILSAGIILGAVGAMMDVSMSISSSVHEVKQVNPNITVQQAIRAGLNVGRDIMGTMADTLIFAYLGAHMMTMLLPRIDFPEVGILYPFLRLVNDEATSVAIVQAVVGTIGLVLTVPIAASVAGFLTQYTQVDRSEIHEDLPSEEELEELFRADPPRSKARIAVPIAMAIVLIGTILVYYRTHELSATVLEQRDADGNTIGKSEYAKGRVVQLLESSGNFLFEIDSSAASDLDNRTVPKVLREAFDNYKIPLSDELTVSVKPWKDSRWLLSDMGYEQTYSIRAIEDGEKNALNVYASKIEHHILEVEMLSGMYKGRRLVLRNIVNHNMPLLSIPADPGDVILCRVAGSPEQVGLVNIVQDYGRDRFLIWIVGGMLLLIILVGRIEGIRTACAMLISAGVIYFFMLPLISGGANAVFIVTLTSGVVAFVSLVFVIGPSRKTFSAVLGTMGGILVAGLIVLFAQQHLHFSGLENAISADIVEATRTPPFDFVQILLAGMLMGVLGVAVDGAIEVASSMEEIRKANPNMPTWRLIASGLNVGTDILGTMVNTLVFAYLGVELLLVVTVTAPNLDFFKSPPVQMLSIGVVSAEIVRLLAGTLGLVLAIPITAVICAFWNPKQKA
- the trmB gene encoding tRNA (guanosine(46)-N7)-methyltransferase TrmB — its product is MRENPDYNDLYYQNTTVHSQIIDIVTACAVPLGEFPVPIDWAAFFGNPHSVEIEIGSGKGRFLLEASKRHPTVNYIGIERAQKYVALTQERFEKHIRHFGVDRASGTFSNVRLAWTDANYFLTRYVPTGSVQAYHIYFPDPWPKKRQRKRRIFRNQDFLSALTRTLKPNRGRLYIATDYEEYFQEIQERLADLSLLRPVKTNRSPDQGIPTNFEMKYVLEGRNIYRAVYERLKDEGRRTRKDQKNTGSA
- the uvrC gene encoding excinuclease ABC subunit UvrC encodes the protein MKAEEREKTRKTQALPELWQSLPNVPGVYLMKASDGTVIYVGKAVRLRTRVRSYFREKFTSALTSQMMRYVTEVDYIVTETEVEALILENNLIKAHQPRYNVKLKDDKRYPYLRVTVNEAFPRIQITRKAENDGTRYFGPFVHVRSTRQTLKQLTKLFPIRTCTLPLAEVGNKYRVCLDYHIGRCPGPCADKINVSDYDEIVRKVCQFLSGNTEAVVKELTEQMQAAAEALDFETAAKYRDTLKDVQQAITTQNMDSVSAADEDVIGIAAKTEIACVQLLRVRDGKLLEREHYYLNDADPESLATALSAFISQYYQNAVFVPKTVVLPMPIESMELIENWLSEKQGNRVGLHVPRAGRLRKLQILATKNAEILLTQREQNVVYSSGVEPALVELQELLGLKHPLRRIEAYDISNLGDRFAVGSMVVLEDGKPTSSEYRRFKIRSVKGQNDFAMMQEVITRRFRRALADDEKFNKLPDLMLIDGGKGQLSAAQAAMKPFASSRLPDIPLIALAKRIEEIFVPGKSEPIVLREDTPTLQMIQRLRDEAHRFAVTYHRRLRQKSLSVSVLDEIPNLGPKRKQALLQHFGSIEAIRAASLDGLLSVKGIPRSVAENIRKHL